From a single Oceanobacillus kimchii X50 genomic region:
- a CDS encoding carbohydrate ABC transporter permease, giving the protein MHRIGYILLYICLGIVGVFQIFPIIWLVSFSLKSNQEIFAGNPFALPTDPKWENYLKVFEGGIGTYFWNSIWITVVATILTVLIASMATFAITRMKWKLSSLVLGIIMVGLMIPIHSALIPLYNMFLNVNLIDNPLSIVVTYMTYNLPITVMILLGFYTTLPREIEEAAIIDGSSVHRLFFRIILPLSAPIMSTTVIINMIYNWNEFVFVNTFISSDKFKTLTVGIQNFIGQYMTDWGAIGATLVISVLPIIIAFIFFSDKIMEGLSASAVKG; this is encoded by the coding sequence ATGCATCGTATCGGATATATTCTACTTTACATTTGTTTAGGAATCGTCGGCGTATTTCAGATTTTCCCAATCATATGGTTGGTTTCTTTTTCTTTAAAGTCAAACCAAGAAATCTTTGCAGGAAACCCATTTGCATTGCCGACAGATCCTAAATGGGAAAATTACTTAAAAGTCTTTGAAGGTGGGATTGGTACTTACTTTTGGAATAGTATTTGGATTACAGTGGTTGCTACGATATTAACCGTTTTAATCGCAAGTATGGCGACATTTGCTATAACAAGAATGAAATGGAAGTTATCAAGTCTTGTGTTAGGCATTATTATGGTAGGGTTAATGATTCCAATCCATTCAGCATTAATTCCACTATATAACATGTTTCTGAATGTGAATTTAATTGATAATCCTTTATCAATTGTCGTTACGTATATGACATATAACCTACCAATAACAGTGATGATTCTTTTAGGGTTTTACACAACGTTACCTAGAGAAATTGAGGAAGCAGCTATCATTGATGGCAGCTCGGTTCATCGTTTGTTTTTCAGAATCATCTTACCGTTATCAGCACCTATCATGTCAACTACCGTAATAATTAATATGATTTATAACTGGAATGAATTTGTATTTGTAAATACTTTTATTAGTTCTGATAAGTTTAAAACGTTAACTGTCGGTATTCAAAACTTCATAGGACAATATATGACCGATTGGGGAGCAATTGGGGCTACGTTAGTTATTAGTGTACTTCCAATTATTATTGCATTCATTTTCTTTAGCGATAAAATCATGGAGGGGTTATCTGCAAGTGCAGTAAAAGGATAA
- a CDS encoding ROK family transcriptional regulator, which translates to MKINRTWNQYVVKQENKSLVFNTIRQDSPISRADIAQQVGLNKSTVSSLVSELINEELIGEVGPGESSGGRRPVMLFFNNTAGYSIGIDLGVNYILGVLTDLQGNILEQEQSTFDNLTYEEILVHLKEIIQKLITLAAKSPYGVIGIGVAVPGIVNKEEKILLAPNLNWRNISLKEELENRFNIPVIIENEANAGAYGEVQFGIGKENKDIVYVSVGVGIGVGLILNNQLYKGNHGFSGEMGHMTIDAHGAKCSCGSEGCWELYASEKALLQLAKKNNIYTTDPYNLLDHMIQLAKNNDVVALETFNEISKYLAIGINNIINSFNPEQVIIGNRMSAARQWIEKPLLDSINNQSLWFSQKDLKVDFSSLHTHSNALGMAAFSAEKFLKGSSSGNEEMNIK; encoded by the coding sequence ATGAAAATAAATCGAACATGGAATCAGTATGTGGTTAAGCAAGAGAATAAGTCTCTAGTATTTAATACTATAAGACAAGATTCTCCCATTTCAAGAGCAGATATCGCACAACAAGTAGGACTTAACAAAAGCACTGTTTCTTCATTAGTAAGTGAACTTATTAACGAAGAACTGATTGGTGAAGTTGGACCAGGAGAGTCAAGTGGGGGCAGACGACCGGTTATGCTGTTCTTCAATAATACGGCTGGTTACTCTATTGGTATCGATCTCGGTGTAAATTATATATTGGGGGTGTTAACAGATTTACAGGGAAATATTTTAGAACAAGAACAAAGTACATTTGATAACTTAACGTATGAAGAAATTCTAGTTCATTTAAAAGAGATTATCCAGAAACTGATCACATTGGCTGCTAAAAGTCCGTATGGCGTTATCGGTATCGGGGTTGCGGTACCTGGAATCGTTAATAAAGAAGAAAAAATATTGCTTGCGCCTAATTTAAATTGGCGGAATATTTCTTTAAAAGAAGAGTTAGAGAATCGTTTTAATATTCCTGTCATCATTGAAAACGAAGCAAACGCGGGTGCGTATGGAGAAGTACAATTTGGTATTGGAAAAGAAAATAAAGATATTGTTTATGTCAGTGTTGGTGTAGGGATCGGTGTAGGTCTTATACTAAATAATCAATTGTACAAAGGAAACCATGGATTCTCAGGGGAAATGGGGCATATGACAATTGATGCACATGGTGCAAAATGTAGCTGTGGAAGTGAAGGTTGCTGGGAACTATATGCATCTGAAAAAGCACTGTTACAATTGGCTAAAAAAAATAATATCTACACAACTGATCCTTATAATTTATTAGACCATATGATCCAATTAGCAAAAAACAACGACGTGGTCGCTCTGGAAACATTTAATGAAATCAGCAAATATTTAGCAATCGGAATCAATAATATTATTAATTCATTTAATCCAGAACAAGTCATTATTGGTAATCGAATGTCAGCTGCAAGACAATGGATTGAAAAACCTTTGCTTGATTCCATTAATAATCAATCACTATGGTTTAGTCAAAAGGATTTAAAAGTGGATTTTTCAAGCCTTCATACACATTCGAATGCACTTGGAATGGCAGCATTCTCCGCTGAGAAGTTCTTAAAAGGAAGTAGTTCTGGAAATGAAGAAATGAACATAAAGTAA
- a CDS encoding YesL family protein → MNLIASRLYTIMEWVMKFAYLHLLWVAFTLLGLVIVGFYPATLSTYSIVRKWQTSNPDIPIFSTFWTTYKDYFKKGNILGIFANLFIALAVLNIIFIQSYQSDFSLIQVPLLAYLFFVCLFFIYLFPVTVHFDLPVTKIFKHSFLIMLISPVHTLLIIISFVSIYLICTQLPALFFIFGFSIIASVSTWIIQDRFDTIQSFKKT, encoded by the coding sequence ATGAACCTAATTGCAAGTCGTCTTTATACTATAATGGAATGGGTGATGAAATTTGCTTATCTTCACCTATTATGGGTTGCTTTCACCCTGTTGGGATTAGTAATAGTTGGGTTTTATCCTGCCACTCTTTCCACATACTCTATCGTAAGAAAATGGCAAACCTCAAACCCGGATATCCCAATATTCTCTACTTTCTGGACTACATATAAAGATTATTTTAAGAAAGGTAATATATTAGGTATCTTTGCTAACTTATTCATTGCTTTAGCAGTATTAAATATAATCTTTATTCAATCCTATCAAAGCGATTTTTCTCTGATTCAAGTCCCATTATTGGCTTATTTATTTTTTGTTTGTTTATTTTTCATTTACTTATTTCCAGTTACAGTTCACTTCGACTTACCTGTTACTAAAATATTCAAGCACTCTTTTCTGATCATGCTCATTAGTCCAGTCCATACTTTACTGATAATTATTAGCTTTGTTTCGATCTATCTTATTTGTACACAATTACCAGCACTTTTCTTTATTTTTGGGTTTAGTATTATTGCGTCTGTTTCAACATGGATCATTCAAGATCGCTTTGATACGATTCAATCTTTTAAAAAAACATAA
- a CDS encoding extracellular solute-binding protein: MKIKKAFSIIAFVWLSSMLLVACSDGEDEGNASGDSKTVKFMHLWPEGSSAQHYKVVNQIIEDFEAENEGIEIEVEVLSNEQYKEKIKVQSTSNELPDVGMTWAAGYMEPFVDGGMFASLEDILEEDNLAGNFVTGTTEAFSIDDTAYGLPLELNISSIYYNKAIFDEYGLKEPTTLEEFNQVVDTLKENGINPVALGNRDAWTGSMWYMYLANRLGGEEDVLTNAIDRSGSFEDPALLQAAEELQALVNNDSFVSGFNGLADQEAKSMFMESQAAMYLIATWDLPNYTTNEDVPQEFRDSVGYFPFPQVDGNGDFNSYVGGPGVGLFVSENSEVKDEAKAFVSYFVKEWGERAVTEVGIIPATKIDGEALDLPDLYVEVLNDLNNASNITLYADVQMSASAAQVHLDMIQALFGGEITPEEFVKTHEETLAKE, from the coding sequence ATGAAAATAAAGAAAGCGTTTTCGATTATTGCCTTTGTGTGGCTTAGTAGCATGTTATTGGTGGCTTGTTCTGATGGAGAAGATGAAGGTAATGCTTCAGGAGATTCTAAAACGGTTAAATTTATGCATTTATGGCCAGAAGGAAGTTCTGCACAACATTATAAAGTTGTAAATCAAATTATAGAAGATTTTGAAGCTGAAAATGAAGGGATAGAAATAGAAGTAGAGGTTTTAAGTAATGAACAGTATAAAGAAAAAATCAAAGTTCAATCAACTTCGAACGAATTACCCGATGTAGGTATGACATGGGCTGCAGGTTATATGGAGCCATTTGTGGATGGTGGTATGTTCGCTTCACTAGAGGATATCTTAGAAGAGGATAACTTAGCAGGAAATTTCGTAACAGGTACAACAGAAGCTTTTTCTATTGACGATACAGCTTATGGGTTACCTTTAGAGTTAAATATATCTTCCATTTATTATAATAAAGCAATTTTCGATGAGTATGGATTGAAAGAGCCAACAACACTAGAGGAATTTAATCAAGTGGTAGATACATTAAAAGAAAATGGTATTAATCCAGTCGCATTAGGAAATCGTGATGCTTGGACAGGTTCTATGTGGTATATGTATTTAGCAAATCGTCTAGGTGGAGAAGAAGATGTATTAACAAATGCGATCGATAGAAGTGGTTCATTTGAAGATCCGGCACTATTACAAGCAGCAGAAGAGCTTCAAGCCTTAGTAAACAATGATTCTTTTGTTAGCGGTTTCAATGGTTTGGCTGATCAAGAAGCAAAAAGTATGTTTATGGAAAGTCAAGCTGCGATGTACTTAATTGCAACATGGGATTTGCCGAACTATACAACGAACGAAGATGTACCTCAAGAATTCCGTGATTCTGTCGGGTACTTTCCATTTCCACAAGTTGATGGAAATGGCGACTTCAATAGTTATGTAGGAGGCCCTGGTGTCGGGCTGTTTGTTTCTGAAAATTCAGAGGTGAAAGATGAGGCGAAAGCTTTTGTATCATACTTTGTAAAAGAATGGGGAGAGCGGGCAGTAACAGAAGTAGGCATAATTCCTGCTACAAAAATCGATGGAGAAGCATTAGATTTACCTGACCTTTATGTGGAGGTATTAAATGATTTAAATAATGCATCAAATATTACTTTATATGCAGATGTTCAAATGAGTGCAAGTGCTGCTCAAGTTCATTTGGATATGATCCAAGCATTATTTGGTGGCGAAATTACACCAGAAGAATTTGTGAAAACACACGAAGAAACACTCGCAAAAGAGTAA
- a CDS encoding carbohydrate ABC transporter permease: MDKVMSNKWVITLYILPALLFIAVLIVIPLLLSGYFGLMDWDGIGAMEFIGLDNYIAAMEDSKFWESTLHSFLLAVFSALSLLIYLVVALILASKIKGANFLKKIYLIPMLLSSVAIAQLWIKVYNPSNGMLNSILVSLGVENPPAWLADPNIVLYAIFIPIIWQYAGFYILIYYAALKNIPESIIEAAKIDGASPIQIALKIKFPLIMTVFKVTIVLAIVGSLKYFDLIYVMTGGGPNGASEVMASYMYKLAFSSYDFGYGSAIGFLLLIITLIVTYFIRKVTETKDTIQY; encoded by the coding sequence ATGGATAAAGTTATGTCCAATAAATGGGTTATTACACTTTATATCCTTCCCGCGCTGTTATTTATTGCGGTTCTCATTGTTATTCCATTGTTATTGTCTGGATACTTTGGATTAATGGATTGGGATGGGATCGGGGCAATGGAGTTTATTGGTCTTGATAATTATATCGCAGCAATGGAGGATTCGAAGTTTTGGGAGAGTACATTACATTCCTTTTTATTGGCAGTATTCTCTGCATTAAGTTTATTAATTTACTTAGTAGTAGCGTTAATTCTTGCATCAAAAATTAAAGGAGCAAACTTCTTAAAGAAGATATATCTTATACCAATGTTGCTTTCGTCTGTAGCTATTGCTCAGTTATGGATCAAAGTCTATAACCCTAGTAATGGGATGTTAAACAGCATTTTAGTGAGCTTAGGTGTGGAAAATCCACCAGCATGGTTAGCTGATCCAAACATTGTACTTTATGCAATATTTATACCAATTATCTGGCAATATGCAGGGTTTTACATTTTGATTTACTATGCTGCTTTAAAAAATATTCCTGAATCTATTATTGAAGCAGCAAAAATTGACGGGGCAAGTCCGATTCAAATTGCACTTAAAATTAAATTTCCATTGATTATGACCGTTTTTAAAGTAACGATTGTCCTTGCTATAGTTGGATCTCTTAAGTATTTTGATCTCATTTATGTAATGACTGGTGGAGGACCGAATGGAGCTAGTGAAGTAATGGCTTCTTATATGTATAAGTTAGCTTTTTCTAGTTATGACTTTGGTTATGGAAGTGCAATAGGTTTCTTGCTTCTAATTATAACATTAATTGTTACTTACTTTATCCGTAAGGTAACAGAAACGAAAGATACCATTCAATATTGA